One Candidatus Nitrososphaera evergladensis SR1 genomic window, TATCAGGATAAAATAAATGTACAAAACAGACATGCGACAAAAAAATCTAACGCCAGCTGGGCGGTTAAAGGTGCTGCAAAGTTTATGCCATGTTATTTTTAGAAGGAAAAATACTTCTTGCAGTACACGTGGAAGCAAGCGGCGCGCTGAAATGCAGCTGATTTGAGGAACAAAGTTACCCAGTGATTATATCGTCGGCATTGAGTATTTTGATTATAAATGTCCAAGCCCTTCAAGACAAGGCCTCTGCTACCGATAAAGTATAAACCGCCCCAGCATTGCGGAACTTGCTCAAAAGAAGCGACAACTGAGGCGTTATTTAGGCTGGAAAATTGCATAGTAATCCAGAGATATTGCGATAGCTGTGTGTCCAAGGCCGAATACGAAATTAATCGTCATCAGAGCGCGGAATAAGGGTATAATGCCGGCCAAGAAAGTGGCAAGGTGAATCAGCTGTTATCATATATCGCGCGCCATATTGTGTTCAGTTCCGATTTGCTAGTCAAAACATCCGGTATGCGTGTGTGTATATTTCTGCCTGCTGTAGCAGCCGGAAGCACTTTAATTTGATTAAATTTCTACGAGATCGAATTGATTCCAATCGGCTTTATGTTTATAGAGTGTGTAGAAGGTAGCCAGAATGACCTATTGCAGAGGATAAAGGAAATTCCCGGGGTATCCTACGCTTACAAACTAGACAAGACATACAATCTAGTCGTCAAGGTAGAATCAGACTCGGTCGACAAATTCGCGCTGGCGATAGCGCAGATCAGGAAATTGGGAAATCTCTTGAATACCGATACAATGGTAGGATTCAAAGGCTAGCGGGTTAGAGCCTGTTTTTTTCTTGGCTCTTTCGCTTCCAACTATTGCTTCTTTTGAAAGCCAAAATAGCAAGAGTAGCAATACTGCTTTCCGTATATCACGCCCTGCGAGCCGCAGCCCTGGCATTGCTTCTCGTGCTCAATTGTGGAATTGAGCGACTTTGCCTTTTGCAAGCATTTGCCGCAGATTGGCGCTTCCAGGTGGTAGCTAGACAGAAAGCCTTCTCCACACTGGCCACATCTCAAACTATACATCTTGCCTTTTGGTTTCCAGCCAAATAATCTCATATTCTTAAAGACGTCAATACTGTATTGACACTTCCTACTTAAAAATAAACGGTAACACAGTTCTCCTATTGATCTGTGTATGTGCGTGTACATATGGAGCGCAGCTCAAGCCGAGTTATTCAAATGCTGAGGTTATTGTGTGCGCCGCGTACTGCTTCTCATCATCCGCCTTTGACAGCGGATGAATCCTCCCCATAATGATGCTATCCTTCAATGTTGCAGTATCCGCAATCGCACATGCATTCTCCAAACGATTCACATCTGCTTTCTTCAAAAGCATACGATGCTGTTGTTATTTTTTCTTCTTTTTCCATGGAAAAAGTTAGCCAGAATTCTGTTTAATTACTTGCTAGCACATAGCTTTGAAATTTCAAACACACGTTTGATTTGTCGGTGGCCGTCAGGCTAACGTCAAATCATTTATGATTAATTTGACTGCGTTATGAATGGTAATAACCAAGAGCTAGGATCCTTAATCCCTAATCTCTACGTAACTTGGTCTGCAATGAACCTGCTTGAATCTATTTCATGGGTAGCCCTCGGCTTTGTGCCAACATTTGCGGCAATGGAGGCGGCGTGGAGAATGGCTAAGTGGAGACAGGCAAAACTGTTTGGAGCAACACAGGTGAGGCTGTAAAAAAATGGAACCTGTAGGCCTTGTATCTGTTGTACTGGGATCTATAGTCCTGGCTGCAATGGCAACGTTGATAGTCGTTGATGGGATAAAAAGAAGATCAATGGGCAGACAAGCTATCTCTGCCATAGACGGTAGATGGAAAAAGCTAAAGGTAGAAATCCCTGCCTGACAGCCAAGCCCATATTCTTGCACGACAAGTATGCGCGCAGACTTGCCCGATGTTGCACACGAGCTGCAAGCACGCACCATATATGCACACAACGACAGGGAAAAATATTTTCAGCGTCTTTTGACAAAAACCTGTACTCGGTTAGCCGGCTACATCGCTCTTGTCGGGCGGCGGGTTTTCCTTCCAGCTTTGTTCCGCCCGTTGCTTTAGCGCCACGTTCATGCTTTCTAGCTGCTTGCCAAGCAGCGGCTGCAGGTTTCTTGCAACAAGCGAAACAATGTCTCCTCCAAACCGCACGGTCTGAAGGAACGTCACACGGCTGTACGCAAGAGGCTGTATTGCAAGCCGGTGCTCCACGCCAAAGAGATTTCCTCCATTTTTTCCGCCCCAAGCTATTTCGCGTTCTGTCTCCGCGTCCAACACTACAAATTCGTCGTGCACGATCTTCTCGTTGGCAAGCTTGATCTCCATTTCAAGTTTGGAGTCTATTTTCAGCTCGCCGCTTATCTTTAGGATGAAAGGATTCCATTCGGGATACTTTGGAAAATCTGCAATTATATTCCACACTACAAACGCTGGAGTGTCAATAACGACCGTTGTGTGGATTTCTTCCACGAAAAACTAGATGGCCATGATGCTATTAAGTCAAACTGAACAATATGCATGTTGTTTCAACAAAGACTATGTTGCCCTTACTACTACAACAAAAGACGATATCCCGCAACTCTACATTTCTGTCTAATTACACTAAAAATGTGTTAGTTAGATTGTTTAGTAAAATGCTACCATGGGGTCAGGATTGTCTCACCTAATCCTTAACATAGAAAAAATGTGACTTACCCGCAGGTACAGTGGTCATGAGAAAGAGCGCTTGTATCACGAGTATAACCACTCAAAAGTTGGAGGTGCAACCTCATGATGACTATTCGCAATAATGACATAAGTGAAGGAGTGATTGCATTTAGCATGTGGCTGAGCTTGCATGAAAGGAAGAATTTTTCTGCAACCGAGATATCTCTTACAAATTTGTAGTGGATCGCCTTGTCCAGCTGCATGACTATGTTCGGCAAAAAGATGTCGCTGTTGAAATCTCTGACGGTGTACCATTCTGCACAGAATGCGACTCGAATGATTGTGCACATGTCGGCTTTGCTATTGCGCAGAGCAGATGCATAGGAATTCGGCCTTGGAATAATAATATGATAATACGTTTTTTCAATAATAAAATCTGCAGAAAATCTTTATTGCCGGTTTGTCCTAAATGTTCGTCGTCTTCTATTTACGGCTGTCGCATTTCTCTAGTTTTGCTTCCGACAAGTCCGAATGCATAGTCGGCCTCTTCCGTAATCTCTCTGTTTAGAAACGGCTCGAGCAGGTCATGATCTTCAACTCCAAAATAATCCATCAGCGCGTCAATCTGGTCCCTAGTAAAGAATGGATGTCCATACCTTTGCAAAAGTTCGTGCTCCATAACGTCCTGTTGGTATACGGGCTAGATCTATATCCTGTCCAAAAATGCTCAATATAGAGGGTAATTATGTCATTTAATACTAATAGATAATTCTACCCTTTGAATGTGTAAACGCAAAGGCATGCTGACTCTGCCGTAAGGAGGTTCCCCATATGAAGGAATTGACCTTGTTGTTTATTGCTGGCATAGGAGCCATACAAGCTTATTATTTTTACCTATTATGGAAACAACTATGCATTATATCCCGAGAAAGGATTTGCAGCAAAATCAATTCATCCTGAAACATCCTTAGTGAAAAGTTTAACCATTTACTATAACTCGTAGTGACTAAAATGTTCATTTTGCTGGGTATTTACGAACGCTTTCTCTATATCACTAGCTACTATCTTCTCCTACTAGAAGATGATACCGGTGGCTGCATCGCTAACAACCGAACAATACAATAGCTCTGCATCATCCAAAAAAGCTGACGAATATGCAATTGAAGTAGGAACAAGTCCAGAAATGCACAAGGAATGTCAATCCAGACATGAAATCCTGAAAGAATTGGAGGATCTTGGCGTTAATTCAGAAGAACTGGCTTCAGTGTCGATAGATAGTCTTGCAGGTCTTTTGAAGGGACTGCACGCCTTGATTGACGCTCATAGCGAGCAGCACAGGAGGAGACCTGGAAGGCCAAAAAGAAGTGAAAGCGACATGCCGGTTTTGACAAAGTCGGACAAGACTATACTGCATCATCTGTTCTCATCACAGGGGCACGTCTCATCTCTTAAACTATCAAGAGAACTGGACATTCCCTTAAGTACAATTCAAAGGAGACGAAAGCGTCTGCAAGATGGCCTACTTGAGACCCATTACTCTCTTCGGATAGAAAAGCTTGGTTGGAGAAGTGCGACTCTGTTGATTTCAACAACGAATAGGGCAATAGAAAGTATCGGAACGGAGATTCTAGGCATGAGTGATCTTGTGTCTTCTGTTTCAAGAGCAATGGGAGGCAGTAACTTTGATCTCCGTGTGGAAGTGGTGTTCAAGACAAATGCGGATCTGATGACACTAATAGATAGAATAAAGTTGACCGAAGGGGTAAGTGGCATCATTTGGAGTGAATCTCTAAAGTTAATCGGTAAGAAAGACACCAACGACAAGATTATCAATTCGACCTGATGATGGCGGCAATGATGGTGATGCTGCCGCCACATAGGTCTGCCAACACTTAGTGTCGTGATACGCACGTAAATGAAAAGTTTCCATAGTCAAGAAAGAGATGTCTTTTATTGGAAATTCCCAAGCGATATAACCATTATTGTCATTCTCATCATTTCCTCGGTCATCACCTTGCCCCTTTTCCTCTCTCACTCCTCCTCAAACTCTATCTGTTTTTCTCTGTTGGATGCGAAGACAGAGAGATGAGCGCACTTTCTACCATACCGCAAAAAGCTTAATGCGCATTGTGATTATCATTCCGAATAGAATTTTCTTATCGTTTCAGATGCTAGTATTTAATTAGATAATTACCCACAAAATTCTGCCATAATGAGCCGGGAATTTTCATTGAGCTGCAAGCGACATTGTTGTTGACAAATGAATTCCGTTAGAGACGGTCGCTTCAAGAGTGTTGCAAGAACATTTACAGGCGCGCACAAGACAAGTGTCAACGGCAAGGCTGCTGCTCCCGTTGTGGGCCTGCTGTTGTTAGGAATGCTGGCAACTTCACTGCTCTCCTTTTCAACCAATTCTGCGCTAGCCGCGACGTCTTCTTCTTCTTCGTCATCATTGGTAGGTGATTCTAGCCGCGATGCTTTTCAACTTGCCGTTACCCCTATCGCGCCAAAACTGCCTGCGGACGGCAATGACTATTTGATCATGGTCCAGCTGCAGACGGCCAAGGATGGCAAACCCCGCGAAGCACCCTATGACATCGATGTCACCCTGCTAACTTCAGATAACACCGTAGCTTCGCCACAGGGTAAAGTGACAATAAAGACTGGATGAGAAGCCGGCCAGCGCTGCGGCTATCACGACTGCGACTGCAACGAGTATGACTGTTGCAATGACAGGCGAGATGCCTTTTTTTGCCCTTCTATTGTTGTTTCTTGCGTCAAATGTCTTGTTAGACATAGCATCCGATATAGAATGGAATTCTATAACCATAAGCTCTGTTTTACTTCTATTTTAGTAAGGCAATTACCCACGTAATTCCTTTAAATTGAACAATCTTCTATTCGGTAATACCTAGTTTAAATACTAGTAGCTGCTTTCTGTCAAATTGCAAATCCTGACCTCTGCTTACGGGTAAAGAAGTTCAACTGCTTCTTCTGATCCCGTCGCTTTCCTTTACCAGTCATATCAAGGCAACAGAAAAACATAATGGCAAACCCTGCACTTTTCATAAACACGTATGCACATGTCATTGCAGTTATTGGATAATGCAAACCATGATACCAAAATTTTTCGCGTACATTTTTAACCAATGCTATCTACTACTAACACAGATGGTAGCAGAAGCAGCCCAAGTTATCCAGGATTTTGCAATTGTGATGGTAATTGCTTCTGTCATGGCCCTTGTCTTTTACAAGATAAAGCAACCAATGGTCATAGGCTACATCGCGGCAGGGATGGTCATCGGCCCTTACACCCCGCCGTTTTCATTAATCTCCCATCCAGAGGTTGTCAATCTTCTTGCAGAGATAGGGATTGTCTTGCTGCTATTCGTTGTCGGCCTAGAATATCCTATAGCCAAGCTGCGGTCGGTTGGAAAGAAGGCCCTTGTCATAGCAATGACCGAGGCTTTTGGCACGTTGGCTCTTGGCTATGTCGTAGGCCAGGCGATGGGGCTGGCGCTGTTTGACAGCCTGTTTCTGGCGCTTTCAATCTCTGTCACAAGCACGGTGATAGTGATGCGCGTGCTTGAAGAGCTTGGAATGTTGCAAGACAAGGCATCGGTTCTACTTCTTGGTGTTGCAGTAATCGAAGATATCATCATAGTCTCTATCCTTGCAGTATTGCAGTCAGTTGCATCAACCGGCAGCCTTTCAATACTGGAAATAGGCGTCTCTATCGGCCTTGTTCTAGCGTTCATTGGAGGCGCTTTGTTTATCGGATCCAAGACCGTTCCCAAGTTCGTAGACCTTATTGGCAGGACCAACCACCACGATCTGGTCATAGTAGCTGTTTTGGGCGTGGCCTTTGGCTTGTCGTTCATTGCAAACGAGATAGGGATATCTGTTGCAGCCGGAGCCTTTTTTGCAGGCGTGCTTGTAGCAGAATCCAAGTCTCATGCGGTGGCTCGAGTATTGTCAATGCCTTTGAGGGACATGTTTGCAGCCCTCTTCTTTGTCTCTGTGGGCGCGCTTATGGATATTTCCCTGCTTCCGCTCTTTATAGCACCTGCCCTAATACTTATTGCAACGTCCTTTGGGTCAAAATTTGCAACCGTGTACTTTTCTGCCAAGCTGCTTCGCACTGACAAAAAGACCTCAATGAAGGCGGGCTTTGCCCTGTCCGCATCTGGAGGCGAGCTTGCACTTGTGACAGCCAAGGGTGGCGCTGACGTTGGCGCGACAAGCGCCTTCATACTTCCCATGGTCGGTACGATGACTATAATCACCACATTCCTTTCGCCTTATGTCATCAAGTTTGGCTGGAAGCTTGCCAACTCTTTAAGGGGAGAAAAGAAGGAAGAAGAAGAAAAAGAAAAAGAGGAAAAACGGGAAGAAGGCGGCGACCTGCCTCCATCTTAATCTGTAAAAAATTATCGTACTACATCATCGTTTGGATTTCAAGTATCTGCAGAGAGAGCGTGTGAGTGGAGTGGAGTTCAGTTATGAAGCAACTGATGCAGAGTAGAGTTGTTCTCGACTTGCAATTCTGCCTCTTCACGCCAATCATCCACGTAAATTACAGCAAGATGATGCGCGACTTCTTCTCTTGTATGATCCATCATTAGGTGTCGACGCATACTTTCTGATGCATACGTGCGATTGCATATGTAACACAATGGATGCTTGAGGTCAAGGGTGGTGGATTTGGCTTGATGTCTGTCCAGCACTTTGTTAATTCTTGACGCAACGATTTCTGCGCTATCGCCCAGCATCTCTTCCAGATAATTTGTAAATTCTCCTCTGTATCTGACAAGAGTGTTCAGATCCATCCCATACCTGTCTTGGATGTAATTTAGAATCACGTTTCTTGATTCGGTTCCAACAATTGCCAACGCTTTCTCTATGGCATCCAAGGTTATGCTATGGCTGTCAGAGGACATGTGTTCAAAAAATAAAGTTTCTAATATAAGTATTTTGATGAGGTACGCAACTCTAATTGATTATAGTTTACTTTGTTTTCAAATGATGAAAAAATGTGAAGTTTATTCTAGGTAATATAGTAGTGTGTTTGTCTTTGGATGGTGTCCTTTTCTCCTTATCTTATGAACGCGTTGCAAATAGTCGCAATAGCCTCTACCTCATTTCGAGGATGTGCATTCTCATTGATCAATACAATTATTCTCGAATTTGGATACGGTGAAACTTCATCAGACACACTTTGGATAAGTGAAAATACCTTTGCAAATCCAAGCTTATGAATTAATTCTGTAATATTGTCCAAAACTATTACAGAATTTGGATTTTCCCGTAAGGTGCGTTTGATGGCTTCCAAGATTAGTGACGTCTGGTTGATTGATATGACTAAAAGCCCATCTGCTGATGTTGTAATTGGATCTTGCGATGACGATGACAGGACATAAATTGTTGCACCCGCGTTGCGCCCAAGCGAATACAGATTGCTGGTCCTCTTCGTTATCAGCACGAGATTGGTTTTTTTATCTCTGGCAGAGGATTCTGATGATGGCGACGATGACGATGTTGTTCTTAATGATGTTGATGATGAGGATGGCGATGATGAGGCGTCGCCGGTAGCTGTCGTAAGGTAGTAATCAAGCAGAGAATCGGCTACTGTTCTTATCCTTGTCTGTTGTTGATTATCTTCGGATGCATGCTGTCTCTCCATTAATTCTTTGTATTGGCTGAAATGCAGTAGTATCATTGGTCCTTTCTGCAATAGGTCTCCAACTTGCTCCTCAAGCTCTTCGGGTACAAGATTGTCATTATTATTGTTGTCACTATTGTTCCTACCAGTCTGAATTAATGCAGAGGGAGTTGATTCACTAGTTTTTTCTTTCTGCACGTTGTTGGTCGAGATTGTAGTAGCTAGCTTTGACGAGTCGTCATTGCCTCTTCCTTTGCCGCCAATGCCTTTTGAAATAAACATCTCGATCTTCTTTCTTGCTTCCCTCTGCAATTCGTCGACCGAAGGAGCAAGCCTTTTGGAGATGAGAAAAGCTGCTGCAACTGCAAAGGCGATGGATGAGGCAGACGTAATAACTGCAAATGTATACGCTTGCTTGGCAACTGACTGAGATTCATCAAACATTATGGATGCCAAGTTGTTGTTCAGGTCTACAATTTTGTTGTAGCTTGTTGCCAGCTTTGAGAACCTGTCTGCGGCAACTGTATTGGAATACGCCGTTGCGTTCTCTCTCGATCCTTCGTTGGTTAAAGTGATGACCATGTTTCTCGCTTGCTGATATTCTAGCCAGTCGTCATTAACCTGAGTAAGCAGCGAATCCTCATACGAGGTCATGTTGCTCAGCCCTCGACGTTGAAGTATGTCTATTTGCAATGGAAAGTCATCTATCTCTTTGTATCCTATTAGGGTCCTTAGAAAATTGCCTTCGTTCTGCTCTATTTGCTTTAAAATGCCTTGTTTCTGTTGATCGTCAGTGGCAGAGATAAGACGGCCCACGTTTAGCCTCATTTCTATCAGATCTTTGTGACCATCCGATAGATTGCTGATAATAGTCACGGTTCCAAGGTAAATGTTGGATATACTTTGCTCCAGTCTTGAAAGAGAAAAGAACGATATCGCAGATAGAAGCGAAGCTGGAATTACCGAAATTATTACGAATGACAAGACAAGCAACGCCCTAGTCTGCATTGAAAATGTACTTGCTTGGCTTCGACACTTCCGACTAAAAAGTGCTTGTTTTAGGGCACATATTGCGCCTAAAATAAGAGAGTATAAAAATGCCTTACAAACCGATAATGGTGGGGTACATATTGTCAAACTCTGCAGCGTTGGCCAAAACTTGGATCCCCGGATTTGATAGTTTGATAGGGGGTGGATTTCCCCGCTCAAGCTTTATCATACTTGCGGGTCATCCTGGGACCGGCAAGTCTACTTTTGCAATACAATTCTTGTTAAATGGCGCTATGAATGCAAAGGAGCCGGGTGTTTACGCCTCATTTCTTGAGCGTGAAGAAATTTTTATGCGCAACATGTCAAAGAGCTATGGCTTTGACATCAAAAAATCTATCGAAGAAAATACCCTCCGTTTTCTAGAATTCACGCCCCTAGCATCAGAAGCAGTATCGGATACTCTGAATAAAATTGTCAAGACAGTTATGGAAACTGGCGCCAAGAGGCTGGTAATAGATTCGCTGAATGCGCTCTTTGGTGATGTGCCTCCTACGGAACAGAGAAGGATCCTAGAGATCGTATTAAACAGGATAATAAAAGACCAAGGGTGTACAGTCATCGCCATACTGGAGCAGAGCATAGGCAAAACCGAGATTGGCTTTGGAATTGAGGAATTTGTCGCAGATGGCTTAATTGTCTTTGAGTCTTACATTGAAGGCTACGAGGCAAAGAAAAGAGCAATAATCAGAAAGCTGCGCGGGACCCAGCATAGTTCTAGGTATCAGGCCATTCTCTTGAATCCGAGAGAAGGGATCTCATTTCTACAGTTGGCCGGATAGAGCGACACAAAAGTTTGTTAGTATTTGTACCAGTATTTGTGTGCATATGCACACAGGTCTAGGTGTTCATGTGTGTGTGTTGTGAAGTATGCGTATGCATGCACAGACGTGCACACTACTGTGGCTTTACTACCTGCTGCTTATTGATGCCGACTTCACGGAATGACAGCGAAATTCCACGCTTTTCGTCAACTTCAACTAGGAATTTTTCATTACTCATAACTGGTACGGTAGAAACTATCTTGCTTCCGCATGACAGGCATTTTGGTTCATGACACTCTCGAAGAACCGATGCACACCAGAAGCAGCTATCGCAGATTAGGAAATGCACGACATCTGTTATTCTTTTCCTTTCATATCCCGCTGGCTTGCCGGAAACAGATCTTTTTTGTTCTTGTAAGACAGTAGTGTTGGTATTTTTGTTATGGTTATGGTTATGGTTATGATGGCCGTTGCCATTGGTATTGTTATTACAATTGTCGTTGTAGCGGTTGTTGTTATTATTTCTGGATTCGTACAGTGT contains:
- a CDS encoding Lrp/AsnC ligand binding domain-containing protein; this translates as MFIECVEGSQNDLLQRIKEIPGVSYAYKLDKTYNLVVKVESDSVDKFALAIAQIRKLGNLLNTDTMVGFKG
- a CDS encoding SRPBCC domain-containing protein, encoding MEEIHTTVVIDTPAFVVWNIIADFPKYPEWNPFILKISGELKIDSKLEMEIKLANEKIVHDEFVVLDAETEREIAWGGKNGGNLFGVEHRLAIQPLAYSRVTFLQTVRFGGDIVSLVARNLQPLLGKQLESMNVALKQRAEQSWKENPPPDKSDVAG
- a CDS encoding Lrp/AsnC family transcriptional regulator → MIPVAASLTTEQYNSSASSKKADEYAIEVGTSPEMHKECQSRHEILKELEDLGVNSEELASVSIDSLAGLLKGLHALIDAHSEQHRRRPGRPKRSESDMPVLTKSDKTILHHLFSSQGHVSSLKLSRELDIPLSTIQRRRKRLQDGLLETHYSLRIEKLGWRSATLLISTTNRAIESIGTEILGMSDLVSSVSRAMGGSNFDLRVEVVFKTNADLMTLIDRIKLTEGVSGIIWSESLKLIGKKDTNDKIINST
- a CDS encoding archaellin/type IV pilin N-terminal domain-containing protein; amino-acid sequence: MVIEFHSISDAMSNKTFDARNNNRRAKKGISPVIATVILVAVAVVIAAALAGFSSSLYCHFTLWRSYGVI
- a CDS encoding cation:proton antiporter, whose amino-acid sequence is MVAEAAQVIQDFAIVMVIASVMALVFYKIKQPMVIGYIAAGMVIGPYTPPFSLISHPEVVNLLAEIGIVLLLFVVGLEYPIAKLRSVGKKALVIAMTEAFGTLALGYVVGQAMGLALFDSLFLALSISVTSTVIVMRVLEELGMLQDKASVLLLGVAVIEDIIIVSILAVLQSVASTGSLSILEIGVSIGLVLAFIGGALFIGSKTVPKFVDLIGRTNHHDLVIVAVLGVAFGLSFIANEIGISVAAGAFFAGVLVAESKSHAVARVLSMPLRDMFAALFFVSVGALMDISLLPLFIAPALILIATSFGSKFATVYFSAKLLRTDKKTSMKAGFALSASGGELALVTAKGGADVGATSAFILPMVGTMTIITTFLSPYVIKFGWKLANSLRGEKKEEEEKEKEEKREEGGDLPPS
- a CDS encoding MCP four helix bundle domain-containing protein: MTICTPPLSVCKAFLYSLILGAICALKQALFSRKCRSQASTFSMQTRALLVLSFVIISVIPASLLSAISFFSLSRLEQSISNIYLGTVTIISNLSDGHKDLIEMRLNVGRLISATDDQQKQGILKQIEQNEGNFLRTLIGYKEIDDFPLQIDILQRRGLSNMTSYEDSLLTQVNDDWLEYQQARNMVITLTNEGSRENATAYSNTVAADRFSKLATSYNKIVDLNNNLASIMFDESQSVAKQAYTFAVITSASSIAFAVAAAFLISKRLAPSVDELQREARKKIEMFISKGIGGKGRGNDDSSKLATTISTNNVQKEKTSESTPSALIQTGRNNSDNNNNDNLVPEELEEQVGDLLQKGPMILLHFSQYKELMERQHASEDNQQQTRIRTVADSLLDYYLTTATGDASSSPSSSSTSLRTTSSSSPSSESSARDKKTNLVLITKRTSNLYSLGRNAGATIYVLSSSSQDPITTSADGLLVISINQTSLILEAIKRTLRENPNSVIVLDNITELIHKLGFAKVFSLIQSVSDEVSPYPNSRIIVLINENAHPRNEVEAIATICNAFIR
- a CDS encoding RAD55 family ATPase, giving the protein MSNSAALAKTWIPGFDSLIGGGFPRSSFIILAGHPGTGKSTFAIQFLLNGAMNAKEPGVYASFLEREEIFMRNMSKSYGFDIKKSIEENTLRFLEFTPLASEAVSDTLNKIVKTVMETGAKRLVIDSLNALFGDVPPTEQRRILEIVLNRIIKDQGCTVIAILEQSIGKTEIGFGIEEFVADGLIVFESYIEGYEAKKRAIIRKLRGTQHSSRYQAILLNPREGISFLQLAG